One Buteo buteo chromosome 5, bButBut1.hap1.1, whole genome shotgun sequence DNA window includes the following coding sequences:
- the LOC142030915 gene encoding natriuretic peptides A, producing MDTKGSFSCGFLLLLLIQLQSSRANPIYSLSPAKELASMEALLERLADKFAMIEALESNPDLQEPKTQEMPPELIDDSDDQKAEPRLAPSSPLSYRDPFLKRLRGLQMPRMMRDSGCFGRRIDRIGSLSGMGCNGSRKN from the exons ATGGACACTAAAGGCTCATTTTCCTGTGGcttcctcttgctgctgctcATCCAACTCCAGTCCAGCAGAGCCAACCCTATCTACAGCCTCAGCCCTGCCAAAGAACTGGCCAGCATGGAG GCTCTGCTGGAGAGACTGGCCGATAAGTTTGCAATGATTGAAGCCCTGGAGTCTAATCCTGACCTGCAAGAACCCAAAACCCAGGAGATGCCACCAGAACTCATAGATGACAGTGATGACCAGAAGGCTGAACCCAGGCTAGCACCCAGCAGCCCTCTGTCCTACAGGGACCCCTTCCTCAAGAGACTGAGGGGGCTGCAGATGCCCAGGATGATGAGAGATTCTGGCTGCTTCGGCAGAAGAATCGATAGAATCGGCTCCCTGAGTGGAATGGGTTGCAATG GTTCCAGGAAGAATTAG
- the LOC142030916 gene encoding C-type natriuretic peptide 1-like — protein sequence MKMNLKLLFCPGFLLLLIVSQNQARARPISSLQSLSKLLDEDLEHSLVSEERDREQDDMIPTGAFDQQDAELQWTRNTRDQPESMSMSDSAVQRIFSDLLSLPQRYRGRSKKGLSRGCFGVKLDRIGSLSGLGC from the exons ATGAAGATGAACCTGAAACTTCTTTTTTGCCCTGGattccttctgctgcttattGTCAGTCAAAACCAGGCAAGGGCCAGGCCCATTTCCAGCTTACAG aGTCTGTCCAAACTGTTAGATGAGGACCTGGAGCATTCCCTGGTCTCAGAAGAGAGGGACCGTGAGCAAGATGACATGATCCCAACAGGTGCCTTTGATCAGCAAGACGCTGAACTTCAGTGGACCCGAAACACCAGGGACCAGCCTGAGAGCATGTCCATGAGTGATAGTGCTGTCCAGAGGATCTTCAGTGACCTCCTAAGTTTACCCCAAAGATACCGAGGCAGAAGCAAAAAGGGCCTCTCCAGGGGCTGTTTTGGTGTCAAGCTGGACAGAATTGGATCGCTGAGTGGATTAGGATGTTAG